The genomic DNA CGCTCACCGAATATTCCTCGACGTCCTGCCGCTCGGCGCCGCGGAAGCGGATGCCGACGCCGCGCTGAAGCGTCTCGGCATCGAAATGCGGGCTCGAGGGATTGAGCGAGAGGTGATCGGGAGGCGTGTCGGACATGAAAGATTCCTGAGA from Allosphingosinicella indica includes the following:
- a CDS encoding DUF3297 family protein — its product is MSDTPPDHLSLNPSSPHFDAETLQRGVGIRFRGAERQDVEEYSVSEGWIRVQVGKTVDRKGQPLTIKLKGEVEPYFTDADAKDADAKED